In Myxococcota bacterium, the sequence ACTCGCGAAGACCGCGCACGAGAAGGCGTTCCCCGCCGCGTGAGTCACATCGGAGTGCAGCGTGAGCGCGGTGACACAGCGCCACCACTCGCCCCCGAGCACGAGCCGCGCATCGTTCGCGCCGGCGCCGAAGATCGGGCTCGCGTCGGACCAGTCCCCCGTATACCACCAGCCCGCCAGGATCGCCGCGGCCAGCCACAGGCCGGCGCGTGTCTCGACCTCGGGCTCCGGCTCGGGCGGCGGCTCCGGCGGCGGCGCGTTCTCGCGCGCCCAGCTCTCGAGCGCGGCGTCGGCGCGCGCGCGGTCCGACGCGGCCAGCAGCACCTGCCAGGCGCCGTCGTCGCTCTGCACCTGATGGCGGATGCCCTCCGCGGCCAACACCAGCGAGATGCTCTCCGCAGCCCGCCGGCTGTCCGCGAGGATGCGCGAGTCTGCGCCGGAGTCACTCGCCTCGGGCATGCCCCGCCGCCGCGAAGTCTTGCGCGAGCACGGCCATGGCGAGCATGTCGAGCGGCTGCCCGTAGCGCAGCCGGTGCGCGCGCAGCA encodes:
- a CDS encoding rhomboid family intramembrane serine protease, which translates into the protein MPEASDSGADSRILADSRRAAESISLVLAAEGIRHQVQSDDGAWQVLLAASDRARADAALESWARENAPPPEPPPEPEPEVETRAGLWLAAAILAGWWYTGDWSDASPIFGAGANDARLVLGGEWWRCVTALTLHSDVTHAAGNAFSCAVFASLLFRRYGPGVGGAILLASGLVGNGLAAAWHGAHYRSLGASTALFGAIGALAATELVRRQRIRLRASRVWLPLAGGLGLLAMLGTGRGSDLAAHVFGLAAGAGVGFVAARAAPRPLGGPAQWAFGAVSVAFVALCWRLALANP